Part of the Pacificitalea manganoxidans genome is shown below.
GCCGATCTGGCCCGCCGCGCCAATCTGCCGATGCCCGCGGTCTATCTGATCGACACCCCGCAGCCCAATGCCTTTGCCACCGGGCGCAATCCGGCCAATGCCGCCGTCGCCGTGACACGCGGCCTGATGGACAGCCTCGACCGGGATGAACTGGCCGGGGTCATCGCCCATGAACTGGCCCATATCCGCAACCATGACACCGCGATCATGACCGTCACCGCGACCTTTGCCGGGGCGATCTCGCTTCTGGCGAATTTCGCGCTGTTCTTTGGCGGGCGGCGGGAGAATGGGCTGGGCATCATCGGCACGGTGGCGATGATGATCCTCGCGCCCCTTGCCGCCGCGCTGGTGCAGATGGCGATCTCGCGCACCCGCGAATATGCCGCCGACCGGGCCGGGGCGGAGATCAGCGGCAATCCCCTTGCGCTGGCCTCCGCGCTGGAACGGATCGCCATGGGTGCGGCGCGGATCGACAATGACGTGGCCGAGCGTAACCCCGCCACCGCGCATATGTTCATCATCAATCCGCTGCATGCGCATAAGCGCGACGCGCTGTTCGCGACCCATCCGGCGACCGAAAACCGGATCGCCGCCCTGCGGCAGATGGCGCAGGACATGCCGCGCCCGACCCCGCGCCCGAGCTCAGGCCCCACCCCGAACCCTGCGCGTCCTGCCCCGGCCCCGGCCTCCGCAGCCGCCCCTTGGGGGCAGGCTCCCCGCAAGGACCGTTCCCGCAAAGACCGGAGCCCGCGCGGGCCGTGGGGCTGAACTGCGGCGTCAGTGCTCCAGCGTGAGCCCCGCCAGATAGGCGCCATAGCCGTTCTTGCAGAATTGCTGCGCCTGCCCGTCCAACTGGTTGCGGCTGGTCCAGCCCATCTCAAAGGCGACCTCATCGGGGGAGCCCACCTGCTGGCCCTGCCGTTCGGTCAGGGTGCGCACGAAATTGCCCGCATCCAGCAATGAGCCGTGGGTGCCGGTATCGAGCCACGCATAGCCGCGCCCCATTTTCTGCACCGAAAGCAGATCATCCTGCAGGTAGCTTTCCAACAGGCTCGTGATTTCAAGCTCGCCCCGCGCCGAAGGCCGCACCCGTTTCGCCCGTGCAGGCGCGCTGCCATCCAGAAAATACAGCCCCGTCACGGCATAGTTCGAGGGGGGGATGGCGGGCTTTTCGATGATCGCGCGCGCCCGGCCCGCCGCGTCGAAATCCACCACGCCATAGCGTTCGGGATCGGCCACCCGGTAGCCGAACACCGTGGCCCCCTGCGGCGCGCGGGCCGCTGCCTGCAACAGGTCCGGCAGGCCATGCCCAAAGAAGATGTTGTCGCCCAGCACCATCGCCGAGGGCGCGCCATTCAAAAACGCCTCCCCCAGAATGAACGCCTGCGCCAGCCCTTCGGGCTTGGGCTGCACGATATAGCGCAATGACACCCCCCATTGGCTGCCATCGCCCAGCGTGCGCTGGAACTGGTCCTGATCGTGGGGCGTGGTGATGATCGCGATGTCGCGGATGCCCGCCAGCATCAGCACGGTCAGCGGATAGTAGATCATCGGCTTATCGTAGATCGGCAGCAGCTGCTTCGACACGCCCATGGTGATCGGATAAAGCCGGGTGCCGGAGCCGCCAGCCAGAATGATGCCCTTGCGATTGGTCATGTCAGCGCTCCTGTGGGTAGGTCGAGTTCGGCCAGAAGCGGCGTCAGATCGCGCCGCCATTCGGGCCGGGACAGGCCAAAGACCTGCGTCGTCCGGCTGCAATCGAGCCGCGAATTGAGAGGCCGCGCGGCAGGGGTGGGATAGGCGGCGCTGGGGATGTCCTCGACCGTGACCTGCCGCCCCGCCGCCGCAAAGATCGCGCGGGCAAACCCCGCCCAGCTGACCTCCGGCGTGCCGCTGAAATGATAGAGGCCCGCAGCGCTTGGATCGCGCGCCAAATGCCCGGCAATGTCGAGACAGGCCGCCGCGATCGCCCGCGCCGGGGTCGGCCCGCCGATCTGATCGGCGACGACGCGGATATGGTCGCGCTGCTCCGACAGGCGCAGCATGGTCTTTACGAAATTCGCGCCATGGGCCGAAAACACCCATGAGCTGCGCAAAATGGCGTAGCGCCCCGGCCCCGCGCCGGTCTTCCGCGCCGTGTCCATGATCTCCTGCACGGCCACCTCTCCTGCCCGTTTCGAGCGGCCATAGACCCCCAGCGGCGCGGTCGGATCGCCGGGGGCGAATGGCGCGTGCCCGGCCCCGTCGAAAACGTAATCGGTCGAGATATGGACAAAGGGAATGTCGCGCGCGGCGCAGGCGCGGGCCATGACGGCGGGGGCTTCCGCATTGAGGCGGATGGCTTGGGGGGCCTCCGCCTCGGCCCTGTCCACGCCGGTATAGGCGGCGGCATTGATCACCGCGCAGGGGGCATGGGCCCGGATCGCCGCCGCGCAGGCCCCGGGCTCCATCAGATCGGCGCGCGCGCGTCCCAGCGCCACCACCGGCACCGGCGGGGTCCGCTGCGCCGCCAGCCGCCGCAGCTCCGTCGCGACCTGCCCCGAATGACCAAAGACGAGCACCGTCATGCCGCGCCCCGCCCCTGTGCGGAGGAGGCGGCTTGCGGCCCATTCCGGTCCGCGTTCCACGCCCTGCCCCTGCCCCTCTCCATGCCACTGCCAGTGTCTACCGCCCCGCCCGGCTCCGGACCGCGATCTGCCTCCGGACGCGGTCCCGCCGGTTCCGTGCCTAGCCGCCGCCCCACCCCCTGACGGCTCAGAAGCGGCCGCCACCATGCGTCATTGTCGAGATACCAGCGCACCGTGCGCTCCAGCCCCTCCTCCACCGTGACGGAGGGCCGCCAGCCCAGTTCGGCGCGGATGCGGGCCGGATCGATAGCATAGCGCGCATCATGGCCGGGCCGGTCGGCCACAAAGCGGATCAGCGCGGCATGGGGCCCCTCCGCCCGCGGGCGCAGCCGGTCGAGAATGGCGCAGATGCTGTGCACCAGATCCAGATTGCTGCGCTCGTTCTCGCCGCCGATGGCATAGCTGCGCCCGTTCACCCCCGCCTGCGCCACCCGCAGCAGCGCGTCGGCGTGATCCTCCACATAGAGCCAATCGCGTATGTTAGAGCCGTTTCCGTAGATCGGGATCTCCCGCCCGGCCAGCGCGTTCAGGATCACCACCGGGATCAGCTTCTCGGGGAAATGATAGGGGCCGTAATTGTTGGAGCAGTTCGACAGCACCACCGGCAGGCCATAGGTTTCGTGCCACGCGCGCACCAGATGATCCGACGCCGCCTTCGAGGCCGAATAGGGCGAGCGCGGGTCATAGGGGCTGTCTTCGGTGAAGTGCCCCTCGGGGCCGAGCGTGCCGAACACCTCGTCGGTGGAGATATGGTGAAACCGGAACCCTGCGGGCCGTCCCGCGCGGGTCCAATAGGCGCGCGCGGCCTCCAGCAGCACATAGGTGCCGGTGATATTGGTTTCGATAAAGGCCCCCGGCCCGTCGATCGAGCGGTCCACATGGCTTTCGGCGGCCAGATGCATGACGATATCGGGCCGATGGCTGGCAAGAACCCGCGCCACCGCCTGCCCGTCGCAGATATTGGCATGTTCGAACGCATAGGCCGGGCTGTCCGCGACCGGGGCAAGGCTGGCGAGACAGGCGGCATAGGTCAGCGCGTCGAGATTGACCACCTCATGCCCCTGCGCGATGGCCTGACGCACCACCGCCGATCCGATGAACCCGGCCCCGCCGGTGACCAGCAGCTTCATTGCGCGACCTCCACCCGCCGGGGATCTTGCGCCTGACGGGCCACGAAGGGGCT
Proteins encoded:
- the rfbD gene encoding dTDP-4-dehydrorhamnose reductase; translation: MTVLVFGHSGQVATELRRLAAQRTPPVPVVALGRARADLMEPGACAAAIRAHAPCAVINAAAYTGVDRAEAEAPQAIRLNAEAPAVMARACAARDIPFVHISTDYVFDGAGHAPFAPGDPTAPLGVYGRSKRAGEVAVQEIMDTARKTGAGPGRYAILRSSWVFSAHGANFVKTMLRLSEQRDHIRVVADQIGGPTPARAIAAACLDIAGHLARDPSAAGLYHFSGTPEVSWAGFARAIFAAAGRQVTVEDIPSAAYPTPAARPLNSRLDCSRTTQVFGLSRPEWRRDLTPLLAELDLPTGALT
- the rfbB gene encoding dTDP-glucose 4,6-dehydratase, with the translated sequence MKLLVTGGAGFIGSAVVRQAIAQGHEVVNLDALTYAACLASLAPVADSPAYAFEHANICDGQAVARVLASHRPDIVMHLAAESHVDRSIDGPGAFIETNITGTYVLLEAARAYWTRAGRPAGFRFHHISTDEVFGTLGPEGHFTEDSPYDPRSPYSASKAASDHLVRAWHETYGLPVVLSNCSNNYGPYHFPEKLIPVVILNALAGREIPIYGNGSNIRDWLYVEDHADALLRVAQAGVNGRSYAIGGENERSNLDLVHSICAILDRLRPRAEGPHAALIRFVADRPGHDARYAIDPARIRAELGWRPSVTVEEGLERTVRWYLDNDAWWRPLLSRQGVGRRLGTEPAGPRPEADRGPEPGGAVDTGSGMERGRGRAWNADRNGPQAASSAQGRGAA
- the htpX gene encoding zinc metalloprotease HtpX yields the protein MGYFKTAMLMAAMTALFMGLGYLLGGSGGMVIALVMAAAMNVFTWWNSDRMVLRMHQARPVTAGDRSGLTEMVADLARRANLPMPAVYLIDTPQPNAFATGRNPANAAVAVTRGLMDSLDRDELAGVIAHELAHIRNHDTAIMTVTATFAGAISLLANFALFFGGRRENGLGIIGTVAMMILAPLAAALVQMAISRTREYAADRAGAEISGNPLALASALERIAMGAARIDNDVAERNPATAHMFIINPLHAHKRDALFATHPATENRIAALRQMAQDMPRPTPRPSSGPTPNPARPAPAPASAAAPWGQAPRKDRSRKDRSPRGPWG
- the rfbA gene encoding glucose-1-phosphate thymidylyltransferase RfbA; this encodes MTNRKGIILAGGSGTRLYPITMGVSKQLLPIYDKPMIYYPLTVLMLAGIRDIAIITTPHDQDQFQRTLGDGSQWGVSLRYIVQPKPEGLAQAFILGEAFLNGAPSAMVLGDNIFFGHGLPDLLQAAARAPQGATVFGYRVADPERYGVVDFDAAGRARAIIEKPAIPPSNYAVTGLYFLDGSAPARAKRVRPSARGELEITSLLESYLQDDLLSVQKMGRGYAWLDTGTHGSLLDAGNFVRTLTERQGQQVGSPDEVAFEMGWTSRNQLDGQAQQFCKNGYGAYLAGLTLEH